From Medicago truncatula cultivar Jemalong A17 chromosome 7, MtrunA17r5.0-ANR, whole genome shotgun sequence, a single genomic window includes:
- the LOC11435303 gene encoding hydrophobic protein LTI6B, translating to MGTATCIDIILAIILPPLGVFLKFGCNVEFWICLILTILGYLPGIIYAIYAITK from the exons atggGCACAGCTACATGCATCGATATTATTCTTGCCATCATCCTTCCACCTCTTGGTGTCTTCCTCAAGTTTGGCTGCAAC GTCGAGTTTTGGATATGTTTGATTCTCACCATTTTGGGTTATCTTCCTGGAATTATCTATGCTATCTATGCTATCACTAAGTGA
- the LOC112416743 gene encoding uncharacterized protein, whose translation MRKEVKRKGKKKVKGVRRKRSVLPPSDIDSDSGYEDCYVECRDAPGHRESYYEDADENGGGSGIVQGRREGESEGDDSYHSEVLKSPISTDSDSDGTKKTIFPQFNEGASFGEVVLEVGMEFASLAIFKEAVRDYTIWKGKDIRWVKDESYRARAKCKQDVKGCQWEIYYCRNDRRKSFQIKTYHERHTCSRDSYISAANRKWVVKMLVGKVRVQPTISHKEVYDYFKLAFNVILSDSKITRSLREAREVVEGSEKEQYGLVWDYAKELERSNPESTLKIDTIPSPNSPPQFQRFYVCLDACKRGFKAGCRPFIGLDGCFLKGYYGGQLLSAVGQDANNHIYVIAYAIVDIENKDNWKWFLSLLQDDLGQHTEHGWNFISDMQKILLLVLTTSVITCFEYV comes from the coding sequence ATGAGAAAGGAGGTTAAACGGAAGGGGAAAAAAAAGGTGAAAGGGGTTCGAAGGAAGAGGTCTGTGTTACCACCAAGTGATATTGATTCAGATAGTGGTTACGAGGATTGCTATGTTGAGTGTAGAGATGCACCAGGTCATAGAGAGAGTTATTATGAAGATGCTGATGAGAATGGTGGTGGAAGTGGTATTGTGCAAGGTAGAAGGGAAGGTGAAAGTGAAGGCGACGATTCATATCATTCTGAAGTGCTGAAGTCTCCAATAAGTACAGATTCTGATAGTGACGGTACTAAAAAGACCATTTTCCCTCAGTTCAATGAAGGTGCATCATTTGGTGAAGTTGTTTTGGAAGTGGGTATGGAATTTGCATCATTGGCTATTTTTAAAGAAGCTGTTAGGGACTACACAATCTGGAAAGGAAAAGATATACGTTGGGTAAAAGATGAGTCATACAGAGCGAGGGCTAAGTGCAAGCAGGATGTTAAAGGATGTCAGTGGGAAATATACTACTGCAGGAATGATCGAAGAAAAAGCTTTCAGATTAAGACATACCATGAACGCCATACTTGTAGTAGGGATTCTTACATATCGGCAGCAAATAGAAAATGGGTGGTTAAGATGCTAGTGGGTAAAGTTAGAGTTCAGCCAACTATTTCACATAAAGAGGTATATGATTACTTCAAGCTGGCTTTTAATGTGATTCTTTCTGACTCAAAAATAACAAGGTCATTAAGGGAAGCTAGAGAAGTTGTTGAAGGTTCTGAAAAAGAACAATATGGTCTAGTTTGGGACTATGCCAAAGAGTTAGAGAGGAGCAACCCGGAATCAACATTAAAGATAGATACCATACCTAGTCCTAATTCTCCACCCCAGTTTCAGAGGTTCTATGTTTGTCTTGATGCATGCAAGAGGGGTTTTAAAGCTGGTTGCAGACCATTCATAGGTTTGGATGGATGCTTTTTAAAAGGTTATTATGGTGGTCAATTGTTGTCTGCTGTTGGCCAAGATGcaaataatcatatttatgtGATTGCTTATGCAATTGTGGATATTGAAAACAAAGATAATTGGAAATGGTTTCTTTCGTTGTTGCAAGATGACTTGGGTCAACATACTGAACATGGTTGGAACTTTATATCTGATATGCAGAAGATATTATTACTAGTTTTGACTACTTCTGTTATTACTTGTTTTGAATATGTGTAG
- the LOC11433105 gene encoding hydrophobic protein RCI2B translates to MGTATCIDIIVAIILPPLGVFLKFGCHVEFWLCLVLTLFGYLPGILYAIYAITK, encoded by the exons ATGGGCACAGCTACATGCATCGATATCATTGTTGCCATCATCCTCCCTCCTCTCGGTGTCTTCCTCAAGTTTGGCTGCCAT GTGGAGTTCTGGCTCTGTTTGGTGCTAACCCTTTTTGGCTATCTCCCTGGAATTCTCTATGCTATCTATGCTATTACCAAGTGA